The proteins below are encoded in one region of Labeo rohita strain BAU-BD-2019 chromosome 15, IGBB_LRoh.1.0, whole genome shotgun sequence:
- the numa1 gene encoding nuclear mitotic apparatus protein 1 isoform X4 codes for MKFNMNKAGPLLAWMNTMFPEKHVWEFVPMRDGLRLLKICFKLRGMENFEDFKTLSLYKKVEVIFSFLHDDFHLTKRQSSLILQKINGGIDLELQVAKVALLLCYCTFKKGIMPPMDSNTEEEITSMFRFVKDDTDSLSLDEGLEQFLDQDSFMNSTYSSSMSIGSSPLYTDDESPIVGRFQRPPRVQFQELCTVASSSDSSPIQDLMSTPHFQLKKLRKELAHEGDVRDELEKELANQINIISEKEGLISQLQHRVERMLREHGELEKDHKAALLELQEKNESLLHRVHEVLKQCQDLKTDNSQKERKIDELTEENGTLTAQVRNAFAQLARAEEEVAKLTLAHESAQAEWKNRKEFLEKELNEAVTHRDCLSEQVQILQGKISVLEDELKKAQSQEKGEVLGPIMEWEKLKQELADLTRQLAQLQDTISRLEKEKAELEALLAEERCSFEKETKRLQMVVFDLEQSINNIRLERETLQEALQTQKEMLTAQISALESDVSRLQQVEVQLSAEIKISADLRQQREKLEGKVASLDKMVHALHAEIQGLEVERASQQDALNALIVDLQSARATIQEYENKLEEHQNVVQENESLKKEACTLQQEINEHLQTNGDLQEQINILRQEKTEEENKVNQALTKIQSLQTQILDLSKQISLKDEEIRNLRNKYDAVDHELKLVKEQNIEINEMIKSNRKEHEDTVKKLQQELDTASSIASEKQEEMLVLSAEVTSLKEQICRYSENEVQKQQELSVLEAQHNVLKENMTSIQSQLAEVTTTASQKESELHLLQQELCQQETLREEAQELEKARREELEITVIELQKTILEVTSLVSEREACMNSLQDEIKDQQLRAKQCEDDLRSELKEKVGNLQELLDAANRDAADKEHILQSLNEKLKQVELLCQQKEKDVGEMHQTKEDLEKRITEQKQQLDECQQNLEILRKERDHLSAQVSSLQDEISRSQQEVSVLQADNSVLKENLGALQNQLAEVTTTASQKESELLLLQQELSHQETLRVKALELETIKREEFEKKVSELQAKILEVSTLASQREAQVISLQNEMKDQQLRAKQSEDDLRRELEEKVGTLQGELDTVSRCAVDKDELLGSLDQKLKEMEGLFLQKEKDILETHQAKEELEKRIVELHVETQQLSECQQNLEILRKERDHLSAEVTSLKAEIHSYQDTEVQKQQEISVLEVERNMLKENMTDLEKKLVEETTASLQKQSELVLLQDKLHQQESLRERAQELETSKREELERTVSELQAQILEVSTLASEREACVNSLQDQLTDQLKSKQSEDDLRRVLEEKVETLQGQLETVSRDVSDKDQLLETMDQKLRQMDLLCQEKEKDVLDMHQVKEDLEKKIGELIVEKQQLVEYQQNLETVKKERDILSTEVTSLKDEVQKFQENEVQKQQEISILEVEQNTLKENLAALKTQVAELTTTASQKESELLLLQKEVCEQNNIKEKAQKLEKDISELQVKIHEVSTLASEREAQIVSLKDEINDQQLRTKQSEDELRRVLEEKIETLQRQLETTTCDITGKDHLLQSLDQKLKQVELLCQQKEKDVLEIQHSKEDLEKRISELFVEKQQKQEEYQQNLETVRKEREVLSTEVVSLKHEIRSHQENEVRKQQEIYALEVEHNTLKENLAVLKTQMVELTTTASQKESEVQLLQKEVCEQENFKEKSQELEMQISELQAKILEVSTLASEREAQLSSLKNEINDQQLRAKQSEDDLCRVLEEKIETLKGQFETATRDVSDKDQVLQTLDLKLRKMELLCKQKEKDVLEIQHSKEALEKRIGELHADRRQLDGDLEMLRQEKDHLSSLNQSLRKKCGASQKIQAELELKVEEQSSSVLALKKASQKWEEQNQELLEQLKAKTEAVEHYKAQVDKAKNHYNGKKQLLVEAQELNQILEHSLEASKREVKALETELTLARMELDQASTKEKNLAAKVKSLEAQVDFADRQLREQRKMTDDKENMRHRESQYIRVPEKQQDTSTDSLEFELNDSLNTISRSAVPGESSTPLVRSSERLAAKRRALGAESLETLYFTPLSQQGNKRKGDYNDAFEHTLESSITSIGDLVVDSAKKLTASARRRRTTQVINITMAKKTSGSAEGDESFYSLHSARSQPNLAVQRSRPFSMDLSEESATATLSKADTLQSLPGYRRSTAHNVAPPRATSAFCIGAENEPEHAADDWMRIAELQARNKACLPHLKSSYPLESRPTVGLPSFTLTDEDLRMGDPKETIRRAALHLHESQHSHTPQTLKRSGSLQHDLNTPEQHIGTDDAKLLASGISRTMTYKTRHANRLSSAQPKRRQSVMFMIANSPKHQRGSLLQRGLKLRKDACKSPTVVSRALRPAMSAANSRSPLSLRKNPRNKSPKKVKSRIICGQNMDLFLSVIFVLVCFLFTL; via the exons ATGAAGTTTAATATGAACAAGGCGGGACCGCTTTTGGCATGG ATGAATACCATGTTTCCAGAGAAGCATGTCTGGGAGTTCGTTCCTATGAGAGATGGGTTACGACTCCTGAAGATCTGCTTCAAACT AAGGGGGATGGAGAACTTTGAGGATTTTAAGACTTTATCCCTCTATAAGAAAGTGGAAGTCATCTTCAGCTTTTTGCATG ATGACTTTCACCTCACCAAAAGACAAAGTTCCCTCATCTTACAGAAGATCAATGGAGGAATTGATCTGGAGCTTCAAGTGGCTAAG GTGGCGCTTCTGCTTTGttactgcacttttaaaaagGGCATAATGCCACCTATGGATTCAAATACAGAG GAGGAAATTACATCCATGTTTCGTTTTGTGAAAGATGACACTGACAGCCTGTCTTTAGACGAAGGCCTAGAGCAGTTTCTAGACCAAGACT CTTTTATGAACTCCACATACTCCAGCAGTATGAGCATCGGCAGCTCGCCGTTATATACAGATGACGAATCTCCGATTGTCGGCCGGTTCCAAAGGCCTCCAAGAGTTCAGTTTCAAGAGCTTTGTACAGTTGCTTCCAGCTCAGACAG CTCTCCAATTCAGGATTTAATGAGCACACCACATTTCCAGCTGAAGAAACTCCGGAAAGAATTGGCGCATGAGGGTGATGTGAGAGACGAGCTGGAGAAAGAACTGGCCAATCAGATCAACATCATCTCAGAGAAAG AGGGTCTGATTTCCCAGTTACAACATAGGGTGGAGCGAATGCTGCGGGAACACGGAGAGCTGGAGAAGGACCATAAAGCTGCACTACTGGAGCTCCAGGAGAAGAACGAGAG TCTTCTCCACAGAGTGCATGAGGTTCTAAAGCAATGTCAAGACTTGAAAACAGACAACTctcaaaaagagagaaagatcgATGAACTGACAGAGGAGAATGGAACACTTACCGCACAG GTGAGAAACGCTTTCGCTCAGTTGGCGAGAGCTGAGGAGGAAGTTGCCAAACTCACGCTGGCTCACGAATCAGCACAGGCTGAgtggaaaaacagaaaagagttTCTTGAGAAGGAGTTAAATGAGGCTGTCACACACAGG GATTGTCTGAGTGAGCAAGTTCAAATCCTTCAGGGAAAGATTTCTGTTCTGGAGGATGAACTCAAGAAAGCTCAGTCTCAGGAGAAAGGAGAAGTTTTGGGACCCATCATGGAG tgggaGAAGCTTAAACAGGAGTTGGCAGATCTGACTCGTCAACTTGCTCAGCTTCAGGACACTATTTCTCGTCTTGAGAAGGAAAAGGCAGAACTTGAGGCTCTGCTGGCTGAGGAGAGATGCTCTTTTGAAAAAGAGACGAAAAGACTCCAAATGGTGGTGTTCGATCTGGAGCAGTCCATCAATAACATCCGCTTAGAGAGAGAAACACTGCAGGAGGCTTTACAGACACAGAAGGAAATGCTTACTGCACAGATATCAGCTCTGGAAAGTGATGTTTCTCGCCTGCAACAGGTGGAAGTGCAGTTGTCGGCAGAGATTAAAATCTCTGCTGACCTTCGTCAACAGAGAGAGAAGCTAGAGGGGAAGGTAGCCTCTTTAGACAAGATGGTTCATGCTCTGCATGCTGAGATCCAGGGCTTGGAAGTGGAGAGAGCATCACAGCAGGACGCCCTGAATGCCCTTATCGTTGATTTGCAAAGTGCCAGAGCCACCATTCAGGAGTATGAGAATAAACTGGAAGAGCATCAGAATGTGGTGCAAGAAAATGAATCCCTGAAAAAGGAAGCATGCACATTGCAGCAGGAGATTAATGAGCATCTACAAACCAATGGAGACCTTCAGGAGCAAATAAATATTCTCAGACAGGAGAAAACCGAGGAGGAGAACAAGGTTAATCAGGCTTTGACCAAAATTCAGAGCCTCCAAACACAAATTCTGGATCTGTCCAAACAGATTTCCCTAAAAGATGAAGAAATCAGAAATCTGAGGAACAAGTATGACGCTGTAGACCACGAGCTGAAGCTTGTGAAGGaacaaaatattgaaataaatgaaatgatcaAATCAAATCGCAAAGAGCACGaggacactgttaaaaaactCCAGCAAGAGCTTGACACTGCTTCTTCGATTGCTTcagaaaaacaagaagaaatgCTGGTTCTGTCAGCAGAGGTAACATCACTTAAAGAGCAGATCTGCCGTTACAGTGAAAACGAAGTGCAGAAACAACAAGAATTGTCTGTTTTAGAGGCACAACACAATGTGTTGAAGGAAAACATGACTTCTATTCAGAGCCAGCTGGCTGAGGTGACAACTACTGCTTCACAGAAGGAATCTGAGCTCCACTTGCTTCAGCAGGAGCTTTGCCAACAAGAAACCCTGAGAGAAGAAGCTCAGGAGCTTGAAAAAGCCAGACGTGAGGAGCTTGAGATAACTGTGATTGAACTTCAGAAAACAATCCTAGAGGTCACCTCTCTTGTCTCAGAGAGAGAAGCTTGCATGAATTCTCTTCAAGATGAGATAAAGGATCAGCAATTGAGGGCCAAACAGTGTGAAGATGATCTACGCAGTGAGCTAAAGGAGAAGGTTGGAAATCTACAGGAACTGCTAGACGCTGCCAATCGTGATGCTGCAGACAAAGAACATATTCTACAGTCTTTGAATGAGAAGCTGAAGCAGGTGGAATTGCTGTGccaacaaaaagagaaagatgTTGGAGAGATGCATCAAACAAAGGAAGATCTGGAAAAGAGAATTACTGAGCAGAAACAACAACTGGATGAGTGCCAGCAGAATTTAGAAATcctaagaaaagaaagagaccATCTCTCTGCTCAAGTATCATCTCTCCAAGATGAAATCAGCCGATCCCAACAAGAAGTGTCTGTGTTACAGGCTGACAACAGTGTTTTGAAGGAAAACTTGGGTGCTCTTCAGAACCAGTTGGCTGAGGTGACAACAACAGCTTCCCAAAAGGAATCTGAGCTCCTCTTGCTTCAGCAGGAGCTTTCCCATCAAGAGACTCTGAGAGTAAAAGCTCTGGAGCTTGAGACAATCAAACGTGAAGAGTTTGAGAAAAAGGTGAGTGAGCTTCAGGCCAAAATTCTAGAGGTTTCCACTCTCGCATCTCAGAGAGAAGCTCAAGTAATTTCCcttcaaaatgaaatgaaagatcAACAGTTGCGTGCCAagcagtctgaagatgatctccGCAGAGAGCTGGAAGAGAAGGTTGGTACCTTACAAGGAGAACTAGATACAGTCAGTCGTTGTGCTGTGGATAAAGATGAACTCCTGGGATCTTTGGATCAAAAGCTCAAAGAGATGGAAGGGCTTTTCCTTCAAAAAGAGAAAGATATCCTTGAAACGCATCAGGCAAAGGAGGAACTAGAGAAGAGGATTGTTGAGCTTCATGTTGAGACACAACAGCTTTCTGAGTGCCAGCAGAATTTGGAAATATTGAGGAAGGAAAGAGACCACTTGTCAGCTGAAGTAACATCTCTTAAAGCAGAAATTCATAGCTACCAGGACACTGAAGTGCAGAAGCAACAGGAAATATCTGTTTTAGAGGTTGAACGCAACATGTTAAAGGAGAACATGACTGACCTTGAGAAGAAACTGGTGGAGGAAACAACTGCATCTTTACAGAAACAATCTGAACTTGTCTTGCTTCAAGACAAGCTTCACCAACAAGAGAGCCTTAGAGAAAGGGCTCAGGAGCTTGAGACTTCCAAGCGTGAGGAACTTGAGAGAACGGTTAGTGAACTTCAAGCTCAAATCCTAGAGGTCTCCACACTAGCCTCTGAGAGGGAGGCTTGTGTTAATTCTCTTCAAGATCAGTTGACAGATCAGTTGAAGTCCaaacagtctgaagatgatctccGCAGAGTGCTGGAAGAGAAGGTTGAAACCCTTCAGGGACAATTGGAAACTGTGAGTAGAGACGTCTCAGACAAAGACCAGCTTCTGGAGACTATGGATCAGAAGCTGAGGCAGATGGATCTGCTGTGCCAGGAAAAGGAGAAAGATGTTCTTGATATGCATCAGGTAAAGGAGGACTTGGAGAAGAAGATTGGTGAACTTATTGTTGAGAAACAACAGCTGGTGGAGTACCAGCAGAATCTGGAAACAGTGAAAAAGGAAAGAGACATCCTGTCAACTGAAGTGACCTCTCTCAAAGATGAAGTCCAAAAATTCCAGGAAAATGAAGTGCAGAAGCAACaagagatttctattttagaggttgaacaaaacacattaaaagaaAACTTGGCTGCTCTTAAGACGCAAGTGGCGGAGTTGACAACTACAGCCTCTCAGAAGGAATCTGAACTTCTGTTGCTTCAAAAGGAGGTTTGCgaacaaaacaacattaaagaaAAAGCTCAGAAGCTTGAGAAAGATATAAGTGAACTTCAGGTTAAAATCCATGAGGTCTCCACTCTTGCTTCTGAGAGGGAAGCTCAAATAGTTTCTCTTAAAGATGAAATAAATGATCAGCAGTTAAGGACCAAacagtctgaagatgaactCCGCAGAGTGCTGGAAGAGAAGATTGAAACACTACAGAGACAACTAGAAACTACCACTTGTGACATCACAGGCAAAGACCATCTTTTGCAATCCTTGGATCAGAAGCTGAAGCAGGTGGAACTGCTTTGCCAACAAAAGGAGAAAGATGTCCTTGAGATCCAACACTCAAAGGAAGATCTGGAGAAGAGGATTAGTGAGCTTTTTGTtgagaaacaacaaaaacaggaGGAGTACCAGCAGAATTTGGAAACGGTGAGAAAGGAAAGAGAGGTTCTGTCAACTGAAGTAGTCTCTCTCAAACATGAAATCCGAAGTCACCAGGAAAATGAAGTGCGGAAGCAACAGGAGATTTATGCTTTAGAGGTCGAACACAACACACTAAAGGAGAACTTGGCTGTTCTTAAGACACAAATGGTGGAGTTGACAACTACAGCTTCTCAGAAGGAATCTGAGGTTCAGTTGCTTCAAAAGGAGGTTTGCGAACAAGAAAACTTTAAGGAAAAGTCTCAGGAACTTGAGATGCAAATAAGTGAACTTCAGGCTAAAATACTAGAGGTTTCCACTCTTGCCTCAGAGAGGGAAGCTCAATTAAGTtctcttaaaaatgaaataaatgatcaGCAGTTAAGGGCCaaacagtctgaagatgatctctGCAGAGTGCTGGAAGAGAAGATTGAAACCCTTAAGGGACAGTTTGAAACTGCCACTCGTGACGTCTCTGACAAAGACCAAGTTCTGCAGACTTTGGATTTGAAGCTGAGGAAGATGGAATTGCTGTGCAAACAAAAGGAGAAAGATGTCCTTGAGATCCAACACTCAAAGGAAGCTCTGGAGAAGAGGATTGGTGAGCTTCATGCTGACAGACGTCAACTGGATGGGGATTTGGAGATGCTGAGGCAAGAAAAGGACCACTTGAGTTCTCTCAACCAATCTCTGCGGAAGAAGTGTGGTGCCTCCCAGAAGATTCAAGCTGAGCTGGAGTTGAAGGTAGAAGAGCAAAGCAGTTCCGTCCTTGCTCTTAAAAAGGCTTCCCAAAAGTGGGAGGAGCAGAATCAGGAACTCCTGGAGCAGCTGAAGGCTAAGACAGAAGCAGTAGAGCACTACAAAGCACAG GTGGATAAGGCCAAGAATCACTACAATGGTAAAAAGCAGCTGCTGGTGGAGGCTCAGGAGCTGAACCAAATTCTCGAGCACTCATTGGAGGCCAGCAAGAGGGAAGTCAAAGCTCTGGAGACAGAACTGACTTTGGCTCGCATGGAACTAGACCAGGCGAGCACCAAGGAGAAGAACCTTGCGGCCAAAGTGAAAAGCTTAGAGGCACAA GTGGACTTTGCTGACAGGCAACTGCGAGAGCAGAGGAAGATGACTGATGACAAAGAGAACATGAGACACAGAGAAAGTCAGTACATCAGAGTCCCAGAGAAACAGCAGGACACCAGTACAGATAGCTTGGAGTTTGAGCTGAACGATTCGCTCAACACTATCAG TCGTTCAGCAGTACCGGGTGAATCCAGCACTCCACTGGTTCGTAGCTCTGAGCGTTTGGCTGCTAAACGTCGTGCCTTGGGGGCAGAGTCTCTGGAAACTCTCTACTTTACTCCTCTGAGTCAACAAGGCAACAAGCGTAAAGGGGACTACAATGATGCCTTTGAACACACACTAGAGTCCAGCATCACTTCCATTGGTGATCTTGTGGTTGACTCTGCAAAGAAGCTGACCGCTTCGGCTCGCAGGCGCCGTACTACACAAGTAATCAACATCACCATGGCTAAG AAGACATCAGGAAGTGCTGAAGGCGACGAGTCGTTTTATAGTCTGCACTCTGCCCGATCACAGCCCAACTTGGCAGTTCAGCGTTCACGGCCGTTCTCCATGGACCTCTCGGAGGAAAGTGCTACCGCAACTTTATCAAAAGCAGACACCCTGCAAAGTCTGCCTGGATATCGTAGAAGCACTGCGCACAACGTTGCCCCACCAAGAG CCACCAGTGCATTCTGTATTGGAGCAGAGAATGAACCCGAGCATGCTGCTGACGACTGGATGCGTATCGCAGAGCTGCAGGCACGAAACAAAGCCTGTCTGCCTCACCTGAAGAGCAGCTACCCGCTGGAGTCCAGG